From a region of the Coprococcus comes ATCC 27758 genome:
- a CDS encoding PRD domain-containing protein, with product MYRVSKILNNNGVIAINTEDNQEYVLLGKGIGFGKKVSQRFEVTEDTATYRLTEQTDRGSAKSLVQEMDPEFLEIADEVIREAEKVFGKVDRRIMIPLADHISFAVSRIRNQEQISNPLTDDIRVLFHNEFQAASVLRDILQKRMQITIDEHEIGYVALHIHSAIEDEKVSVAMQTARAVRECIEMIEKETGKKIDVISLSYNRLMNHIKYMVARAMTGEDLRINMNEYIESKFPEAYMTAKKVCDMLGKSIGKELDEMEIGYLAMHIERIYSEEIKA from the coding sequence ATGTACAGAGTAAGCAAAATTTTGAATAATAATGGCGTGATCGCAATCAATACAGAGGATAACCAGGAATACGTTCTTCTCGGTAAAGGAATTGGCTTTGGAAAGAAGGTCAGTCAGCGTTTTGAAGTGACAGAAGATACAGCAACTTACCGCCTGACCGAACAGACAGACAGAGGATCTGCCAAATCTCTGGTGCAGGAGATGGATCCGGAATTTCTGGAAATCGCAGATGAGGTGATCCGGGAAGCAGAAAAAGTTTTTGGGAAAGTAGACCGCCGGATCATGATCCCGCTGGCAGATCATATCTCCTTTGCTGTTTCGCGAATCCGGAATCAGGAGCAGATCAGCAATCCACTGACAGATGATATCAGAGTACTTTTTCATAATGAATTTCAAGCAGCATCCGTGCTCAGAGATATTTTGCAGAAGAGAATGCAGATCACGATCGATGAGCATGAAATCGGATACGTGGCACTTCACATTCATTCAGCAATCGAGGATGAAAAAGTGTCTGTGGCAATGCAGACGGCCCGTGCAGTGAGAGAATGTATTGAGATGATCGAAAAAGAAACAGGAAAAAAGATCGATGTGATCTCGCTTTCCTATAATCGTCTGATGAACCATATCAAATATATGGTAGCACGTGCTATGACGGGGGAGGATCTTCGTATCAATATGAATGAATATATAGAATCCAAATTTCCGGAAGCGTATATGACTGCAAAAAAAGTCTGCGATATGCTCGGAAAGAGTATTGGAAAAGAACTTGATGAGATGGAAATCGGGTATCTGGCAATGCATATCGAACGAATCTACAGTGAAGAAATAAAGGCATAA